The sequence ACAGTTAACATCAAATAATGTCAATGTGATCTGCTGCCATTTTACtacaaaaatgtcaactttaCACATTCGCTTAATCTCAAATTCATACACTTATTTTAACCTTAAGATTTTCAGTTCCACCAACTGTCTACCAGTGACATTGACTAGTgaaaccaccacacacacctttcaAATATGATAGTTCTGCATGTTTTCATTGGTCAAGAGTTATCTTGATGATTGACAACCAACCAAAATGATCAacagtgaacaaaaacaagatattttgTACTTGCAACACTTTCTACTTTTGTatgcacaacaatttcctgtgggatcaataacattcttatcttatctatttCTTTCCTTTGCATTGGTATGTTGTTATTCATATCATTATTCCTGGCTCGGCAACAAAATACCTGGCTGGTGGATCATGTAGTGCACCCATCCTTGGCTCTGCTGGACCCCCAGGTTCCTCCACTCGGTCTCTGACATCAAATGGGTCTTGGGTACACGTTTTGCAATTTCTTTGGGTAGCATTACGTGCCTGCAAGTTAAAATACGAGGGCGGATATTGAAAAGAATTTGCAagatacataaaaaaatatgaattatcGTGTTACATAACTGACAATAGTTTGTATACAATTTCACTCAGGTAACATTGCTGGCAACTTTGACTTGAAGAGAATTGGTATAGAATAACATGACACTGATATAACAACATGTGTAACAGGGTAATAACTCctttattcattttgatttcacttGCCATTGAGTTATCATTCTGTATATTGTATTGGTTGTAGAGTCTCCCCACGGGACAGTGTAATTTAGCGCCATCTAGAGAACCCCTGTAGACTTGGCAAGGGTCACCCCACTCTTGTCATCAGTCTACTACATACTGTCTGCGTGGTAAGTCAGGGTCTAATGAGCTCTGCCGGAATGACCAGttaactttattgttttactgttaaaagTTCACATTCTGGTATTGTGGCCTGATAGACGTTATCAGAAGCCACTGTTGTGGCTTTGTAAATCGAGCGCTCCATATTGTGAGAGACCAGCTAGCTTAAATGTAGCAACATAGCCGCCCTGTAGTACTGTGATTGATGCTAATTTGGGGTTTATATTTCAGTGTACTTTTCATCGCGGATCTTATTAGCACTCCGGCTATGAGACATTGTCTTCCTGTGTTCCAGGTACATATTATTACTATTTGTTATGTGAGATACCCCACTCTTGCCATCAGTCTACTACATACTGTCCGCGTGTGTGCTTTTCATCGCGGATCTTATTAGCACTCTGGCTGTGAGACATTATGTCTTCCTGTGTTCCAGATTCGTGTTAATAAATGGCGAAGTGAGCCGAGAGAGAAGTTGTCTTTGACTCATGCCACAACACAGAAGAGAGTACACACCCACTACGCATGCATAGACACAAGTTGTTAACTTTGTACATGAGCCATACATACCTGTACTCGTACTTGTCATCGTCGTATTTATCAGAGTAGTAAATCTGCTTGTGAGACATGACTGGAAAACCGGTAGAGAAATCTTTACAATTAGTTGACAATGCAAATCAATGGAAACAAATGAATGTGCTGTTGCAGCTTCAAAAGGTACAGCAAGTTTTAGTTAGCATAACTTAGCAACTgtggctaacatgctaacatcgCCCAAGTCAGCCGAGAACAAATGTAATCTCAGACAACTCGTGTTAATGTAGACGACAAACTTGAGGTTTCTGATGTTGTGGGACGCAGTCATCGAGTTTTTCAAGCATACCTTATATGATAGCCAAAGATCCTGATGAGAAACTGTAAATGATTCCAGTTTTTCACGTCCAAAAGTAGCGAGATGTTGACTCCTTCTTTGTTTCCCTCTCGAATGTTAGCGAGCCCGCTTTTCACAGTTCAAATAGATATCGCCTCATCCTATTGGTCAATCGATCTGAAGAGCTCTGTTGCTATTGGTCAGTTCTGCCTGTTGCAGGAAATCGATGTAATGACTAGAAACACTCCTAATTGGTCAGCAAAAAAGGCACCACACTTAACTTTCAGGAAGTTTTCAATACAGTCCAAACACGACATAGATGTATATGTTCTTTAATGTCATTGCATAACCAGTGACCCAGATATTTTTACTGTGCCACGCTTTGTAGCCTAGATATCAAGTGTCTTTAGTGAATTTGGTCTATGGATACATCGTTTATGAACAGTTCTAATTCTTTATAAGAGCTCTTTTATTAGGGTTCTTCTGACAGTTTTATATATTAATACAAGAGACACGGGGTGAAATTATACTTTAAGTACAGCTACGCTTGGACAGAGAATGGCTGGATGAAACTGACAATCTGTTTCAAATGTCTTGAGAAAGTTATGATTTTTAAGATCTATTGATGACATATCTTAATTCGCCTCCTCCACTATCCTTATTTCTTTACAATGAGAATTTATAGAATCTATGAGAAATCTATGTCCTATTTGCATGCATGCCTTATCTTTTACAAACATTATATGTTTTATGAGCTATATAAAAGCACATATCTAAAATAactcataaaattaaaaaatgcaaatgtttcaaTTTTAAACCATACAGACACAAGAAATATCGAAGCAATGGTCAGTGGCAATTAACTAATCAACATCTCAACATTTATTATGATACAGTCAGTTTGGCCTCCAgtcataaaaacaaagcatttaacattttcaaagcgttaaaatgtttaaattgtaatttacaaatacacatacacataatacttttactttcttttagGATTGGTTTTAAACTGTGGCgttaatttgttatttgagtCCTAATACATAACCTATCTGGAGCCACAGAAGGCAGTTTTCTTTGATTCTCATTTCAGATATGCAGACGTgtaaaaaatcaaatatgtcTATCACGGACAACGCAGTTAACACACTCCAATTTTAGGAGAAAATGAACCAGATGATGAAATTCATGTCCACACTAGAGCAACGGGAGTGAAGGGATTGTCCGCTCTGGTAAGTCCCGCAGCTCAAATATAGCTCTGCAGACGTGTCAGTGTGCGGCTGGTCCTGGTCGCCTCtcccttctgtgtgtgtatatatatatacatgcgCACGCATGCATCTTGAGGGTTGGGTTCACACATGAAGttgtaataataaaaaccaGAGGAAGGATCTGCGTCTATCACCTGCCACATTCACCTGCGAGCGTCAATCATGCTAGGATGTGCGTCGTTTTCCTGACACGACACTCCAATCTGATTGGTGCAGCCTTAGTTCAGAGGCGGGAGCTTCCGAGCTTCTCCTGAAATCCTATTGGACGAAAGGCGACTTGGTCGACGTGACGCAGCTTGGAATTCCCAAAGTTCCCAAGTTCACTGGAAGAGAGGAGCGTTGTCCCTACTAGAAAAACAAAGGTTTGGAAGGCCCAAACAACGAGGGACTGAGGTGTGAGCAAGTGTGGTAAATAAACCGTCTCCTTTGTGTTTGATCTGATAGACTGTAGCTAGTGTTTGAAGCGCTCACTAACAGATGAGGCCCGAGTGAGAACGCGGAAGAGTGGGAGTGGGAATATTCAGCCTACCGTCCTTTGTTTACCATCATGAATGAACCTTTAATTTGGTTGCTACAACAACCATAGCCCCTTAATTTTGTCTAATATAAGTGCAAAAGAGAAGCTTGGCGCACATAGTGTTGTCGACCAGTGAGTATAAACCTGTGTTTGCTCGTCTGTGGATCAATGGGCTGCTCGTGTCTGGGGTTTGACCATTTTTGGTAATTTAACTGCCACATAGATTGACCCGATGGATGGATCTGAATGAATGGTTGGCTGGAAATAGCAGAAGTGATGAATACAGTTTGATATTCCTGTTTCTTCTGACCGAACCCTTTGTTTAACTGCGCAGCAGTATATTATGGATGCCACCACACCGTTACATAACTTGTATCAACGACAATCTGGTCTTTATCCCGTGCGTGCAGTGATTTATGTCCAAAACTCCAAGGTTATTGCACAAGTGTGTCCTAATAGGATACAATTTACATAATCGCCATCATAATAGTGCAGAGCATGAGGCGTAGTTTGTcgttttgtgtgtatttcagtgttcagAACTGTGCATATTCATACTTTTGAATATCGGCCAGCTTAAATGTATACTAATAGCCAAATTACAGTTATATTTTTACATCTAGATAATTCTGTTTGTTCCCATAAGGCATGTAGCGTATGCGTCAGGCATGTTCAACGAGGACACGTTGTTTCTGTCGTCGTCTGCAGAATAACATTAAGCTGAGTCTGCACCGTGCTGTGCCAAATTGAGCCTGAAGAGGGCGATGtctgacaacagcaacagcacaggCAGCACTGGCTCCTCAACCAACAGCTGGACCCTCCTCTCCCCCGAGGTAAAACAGAGAACCAGATCAGGAAACTCTGCTTCAAGCTCTTGTGTGCCTGGATTTAATTTAGAGGATGGTTGTTTCCCTTGGTTTTGAATACGAGTACACTGAATGTATGGCACGTCTGTGCTTGCACTCCAAAGCTTCACATAATTAGAAAATTGTGGCAAATGTTTGCCAAGCCCCAAATGATGATCCATTAGTCCAATACTGAAACTTAGCCTGCAGTTTTTATGCGCAATCTGTTTATTTCTGAATGTGCGAGACATTTTTCCTtagcttttgtttgtcattttgtttgttatgtatttttacTCTATGTGCAagtacatgtgtgtgactgtactGCAATGGTGGGATGTAATTAAGTACTAAAGTACTgcacttaagtacaaatttgaagtacttgtactaTACTTGAGAATTTCCATTTATGCTAGCTTATACCTCTACTACTACACCACTACATTTTATAGATACATATTAAGAGGGGGCATTAAGGACAAGAATATTTATATTGTAATAACCACAAGGTCAATATACTTTCAATTGCAACTTTACAGGTATACCCGATTCAAACTATGGAGTTTAATACAGCCACCTTGCAATAAACCATCCCTTTAAGAATTTAATGCTCAGTTTTTGATGAAACTTTTCTAGAGAGGTGTTGACTAACTTACATTTTGCTggtatcaaattcagaataagcgTAATATACTTACAAAAACAATTAAGTTGttgagagaaaatattaaaaatattgtctttgtattgttttcatttgagtttATGTCAAGGattatcattattttcattattatcattctgttttattctgttttatacagcgtcccaactttttttttttaaatttgggtTGTGTAGTTTTGGAGACACCTAATTCATATCAGTGAGGACAGACTAAATGTGGCAGCTGAGTGTAAGTAAGGTTAGGAATGGAGAATTATATGTCCATATATTTAACACAGGTTCATTGTGAATCTAACTGTAATTTGTAGCTGCAGTTATCCAGTATTTCAGAAATCATTATGGGAGAAATCTGACTACGTATCTACCACATATTGAGTTAGGTCAGCATAACAAGTAAACAATAAATTCCCattattcagttcagttacaGATGACAAACAAGACATGTTGATATGTTTCCCAGCTCAGGCTCTATGTTAGGATAATATAGGTGGGATGTTCTCTCACTCCACAGGAGGCTGCTGTTGAGAATGTCGGGCCAGTAGACGACGGCACCGAGAGCCTGGGTGACGTCCCAAGTCTCTCTGAGGAGGTGACAGGTACTGAGCCAGTGTCTGTGGCTGCTGGATTTTGTTGTGGCAACAAATAAGAATCATTACTCAAGACtgaaaaatgattgtttttaaaTCCATCCTTGGTTTAGTATGTTACTTTTGatgtcatgtgttttatttcaggaGCTGCTCTGGAGTTCAAACCAAGTGACATTTCAATAGAAACTGTCCTGTCTGAAGAAGGCCATCAGGTTGGTACAGAATTAACTACACAATAATGTAATTGGGACACAGTGAGACCATTGAACGACACCTTTATAGCAATGTATTGTTGTGCCCACATGTAGACACTGTGACTGTTCATTTCCAGCTTAGGTGCAGTTGAGTTTGACAAAATTCTTTTTAGATCTAATAACATCAACTTTACATACCTGCCTTTGTTGCCAGTACCTATTTTGCACCAATGTTCGTAACCATACAGGATAAAATGTGTCTTACAAGTTGCAGAGATACTCTTGACAGTAGTCTCAGGTGTTTGTGATGCTTTTAGCCACATCAAGAAGTTGTGTTTCCAGTAAGgtgactggaaaaaaatgactaCAACTGCCAACACTCAATACAGTTTAAGAAGTTGAGACCAGTTcttttgaaataattaaatgtttaagCACTGTAGACTGAGGCAAAGTTGGTGCAGTCTAAAACAGAACTATAAGAATTAATCACGAAATAACACTTTGATTGCAGTGAAGATCACAAAATAATCATACCAAAGTATAAAAATATCCACAGAAAACCTTCTTCATTGCTGCCCTGATTTCTAGGTGTGTCAGGAGACCTCTCCAGAGTCCAGTGAAGGTCCCATTCCTTCTAGTCCAACCCGAATGAGTCCTCTTTTACCAAACCCTCTTGACCCTCCAGACATCGACCTTGAGAGTCAGCCTCCAGTCATCCATGACATTGTGACGAGCTCCCCGAGTGACAACGAACACCTAGGAGCCACACCCTTTGTCACCAACATTGATATGGGGGCTCCACTCGATATTCCTGCTTCTGAACTTCTAGCAACTGAGCCTGAGGAGTCTCGCTCTGTTTCTCCCCTGACTGAGGTCCCCACCTCTACAAAACAAGCACCTGACACGCCTGCTGGCATCGGGCCGATCCTTGCCGGGGAGAGTTCTACCTTCACTGCTGCCTCTGAGATAAAcatccccacagaaacacttacaGCCACTGATCTTCCATCTCATGTTGAAGCTGATATCAGCTTCGCTCCAGAGAGCACAGAGCTGCCGAGCCAAGGCCCGGAGAATCTGGTGACGGAAAGCCCTATCGATGACAGTCCGGCACCAGAGACTGTTGGTTcagaagaggcagaggaggacgcaactgtggagaaggaggagactGAGCCATCTGAGACAGTGACtcagaatgagagagaagaagaacaagaagaagaagaagaagaaggaggtaTGGGCTCAATCTATAGGAATATTTGTGATGATGCATGCGTGAGATATCAAGCAGTGGAACTAGAGAGTAAACcaatttttatatatatatataaatgacatatatatataaaattgatttatttagcaaaagttaaataaataaataaaagtaaaataaaacaaatcccAGACAGGAAGGTTAAACATCAATGAAAGTAGAAAATGCAATAGAACAAAAATCTTGGTCTAGATATCCATTATCTGGATGTCTGCTGGGTACACCAAAAGGGAAACATTGGTCATTCCCCCCAGGAGATAAATCGTTGTCAAGCAGTAACAGATTAGGATTAAGAGATTTCTTAACAGCTGATCTTCTAGTTAGCTTTGGGTAATAGACAGCACAGTCCTTTCTGCAATAAAGCCATTGCTAGAATAACCTACCATGGGGCCCAAGGACAAAATTGAGTTGCTGGGCTTGTAGCCAGGTTTTCTCTGCTGGAATAATACACGTCCATGGATTTACTGTGTGGCAATAAGATTTAACACAATTAGAGAATACGCATCATATAAGTGTATTCCAAACAAAGTTACAATTGATCATATTATTATAAACCAACTGCTACGTAATGAACACGGGGCTTTTGTGGGCCCCTGGGGGTCTGAGCCCTCGAAGCTGTTGACAGCtctgcctgttttgttttgttttgtttttttttaactcactcAGGCTTGAGTAAAGTGTATAAGTGCTTTGTGGCTTTTTGTAATTAGCACGAGTCgatagaagaagaaaacgaGGGTTCTCTCGCAGAAGAACTGGCGAACATGTTTCTTATCTGTGTCACGCT comes from Scatophagus argus isolate fScaArg1 chromosome 17, fScaArg1.pri, whole genome shotgun sequence and encodes:
- the cks1b gene encoding cyclin-dependent kinases regulatory subunit 1 encodes the protein MSHKQIYYSDKYDDDKYEYRHVMLPKEIAKRVPKTHLMSETEWRNLGVQQSQGWVHYMIHQPEPHILLFRRPLPAQKS